The following nucleotide sequence is from Halapricum desulfuricans.
GGTGACAATCGAGGCCGTCGACGGTGCCGATAACTCGAACACGACAGCGACAGATCAGTTGACCGTCGACACGACGGAACCGTCGGTCACTGATGCAACGCTGACTGATGACGACGGCGATGGCGTCGTCACGTCCCGCGATAGCGTCACAATCTCGGCTCATGTGTTGGATTCTATCTCGGGTGTTGACAACGTGACCGCAAACGCGTCTGCGTTCGATGCTGGATCGTTGATCGAACTCACTGACGACAACGGTAACGGGACGTATACTGCGACAGTAGCCGTTGGCAACTCACCGACCGAAGGGAATCAGTCGGTGAGAATAAATGTCGTCGACAATGCAGGAAACCAGAACAACACAACGACGAATCCGCTGACGGTCGATACAACCGCACCACAGATCGAGACGTTTGACGTGACTGATACTGGACGCGAGCGATTCGGTATGTACTGGGATGAACAGTACGATATCAAGTGGAGTGTGTCCGACTCCCGGCACCAATCGACGACCGTGTACGTGAATCGGTCGGGGATCGAACAGGAAACTTACAGTACTGCCAGCGGGAGTCAATCCTATTCTCTTCCCTTTGCTTTTCTCTTCGGAGCCGAAGACACCCGCTACGAAATCAAAGTCGTTGCCGTCGATGAGGCTGGTAACCGTGCCTGCCGGGTTGTCACCGACGAATCAGACGGACTTGGGCCAGATGAGTCACAGTACAGCGACTGTTGACACTGACTTTTATCGAACTACCCTGTGTAGTCGAGCGTATGCCCACGATCACAGTCTGGAACGAGTACATCCACGAGAAAGAGAACGACCGCGCCGCCGAACTCTATCCCGACGGCGTCCACACTCACATCGCCAACATTCTCGCGGAAGCGGGCCACGACACACGCACTGCAACCTTACAGGAACCAGACCACGGCCTCACCGAAGAAGTCCTTGAAGACACTGACGTCCTCTACTGGTGGGGCCACATCGCCCACGACGAAGTCGACGACCAGATCGCCGAGCGCGTCGCCCGGCACGTCCGCGAGGGGATGGGACTGGTCGTGTTGCACTCGGGCCACCACGCCAAACCCTTCCGGAAACTCCTGGGAATGGACGCCGATCTCACCTGGCGAGCGATCGGAGAGCGCGAGCGCCTGCACGTGGTCGATCCCGGCCACCCCATCGCAAGCGGGCTGCCAGAGAGCTTCGTCGTCCCCGAGGCCGAGATGTACGGCGAGCCCTTTACCGTGCCCGAGCCCGACCGGCTGGTGTTCGTCTCGTGGTTCGAGGGCGGGGAAGTCTTTCGCTCGGGGTGTTGCTATCGCCGCGGCAAGGGCCGAGTCTTCTACTTTCGGCCCGGCCACGAGACCTACCCCGTCTACCATCAGTCGGAAGTCCAGACAGTCCTGCGAAACGCCGCCGAGTGGGCCGCGCCCGTCGAGGGCAGTCCCTACCCGACCGAACCACGCAACGTTCCCGACCCCGCAGAAGACATCGACGGGTACGAACCGCGATAGTGACGTGACTTGTCGCCGATCGCCGAGTCGTCTCCTTCAGCGGTGGGTCCCGACGCCGGGCGAACCGCCCACATATAAGACCCTTCCACCGGAACCGTTCGGGTATGTCCTTCGAGAGACAGAGCGGCGTCTTTCTTCACGTGTCGTCGCTTTCCGGACCTGACGGCATCGGGACGCTCGGAGAGCCGGCTCACGAGTTCGTCGAGTACCTCGAGACGGCCGAACAGTCCCTCTGGCAGACCTGCCCGATCGGCCCAACCGATCCGAGACAGGGAAACTCCCCGTACTCGTCGTTCTCCGCGCGTGCGGGCAATCCCCTGTTCATCGAACTTGACGCGCTCGCCGAGGAAGGGTGGCTCGACGACCCCGATCGCCCCGATTTCGACGACCGCGAGGTCGAGTACGAGCGGGTGATGGCGTTCAAACGGGAGGCGCTTCGTGACGCTTTCGAGGGGTTTTCCGACGTCGCCGACGCGGACGACTGGGCGGCCTTCGAGTCGTTCTGTGAGGAGAACGCCGAGTGGCTCGACGACTACGCGCTCTTCCGGGCGCTCGACGACCACTTCGACGCCGATACCTGGCTGGACTGGCCCGACGGAGCGAAGTTCCGCGATCCCGACGCGCTCGAGCGATACCGGGAACAACTCGCTCGGGACGTTCGGTTCCGACAGTTCCTCCAGTGGGTCTTCGATCGACAGTGGGCGGAGCTACGCGAGCACGCCCACGAACACGGGGTCGAACTCGTCGGAGACATGGCGATCTACGTCGGGACCAACAGTGCCGACGTCTGGGCCAACCCGGAGATATTCAAACTCGACGAGGAGCGAGAACCGATTTACGTCTCTGGGGTCCCACCGGACGACTTCTCGGACACGGGGCAGCTCTGGGGCACGCCAGTCTACGACTGGGAAACGCTCGCCGACCGCGAGTACGACTGGTGGATACAGCGTTTCGCCGGATTACTCGACCGCTTCGACGTCTTCAGGATAGACCACTTCAAGGGGTTCGAGAGTTACTATCAGGTACCCGCCGAGGAGGACACGGCGATGAACGGCGAGTGGGTCTCGGGTCCGGGTCGGGACTTCTTCGAGGCCGTCCGTGAGAGACTCGGCGACCTCCCGATCGTCGTCGAGGACCTCGGCGAGGTCACCGACGCGACGCGGGCGCTCCGAGACGCGTTCGGGTTCCCCGGGATGCGAGTGGCGGGGATGGCTGACTGGTGTGACGACGATCACACGCATCACCCGGCGAACTACGACGACGACTCGGTCGCCTACGCCTCCACGCACGACACGAGCACGACGCCCGGGTGGTACGAGGACCTCTCCGAGACGCAGAAACAGTGTCTTCACTCTGTGGTCGATCACGAAGGCGGCGAGGTGCACTGGGATATCATCGAAGCCGTCTGGGCGTCCCCGGCGATCATCACGATCGCACAGTTCCAGGACTTCCTCGGACTGGGGGACGAACATCGGTTCAACCTTCCCGGCACGGCGACGGGGAACTGGAAGTGGCGAATGCGTCGGTCAGAGCTCGATCCGGCTGTTGCTGAGCGGCTCGCC
It contains:
- a CDS encoding ThuA domain-containing protein, translated to MPTITVWNEYIHEKENDRAAELYPDGVHTHIANILAEAGHDTRTATLQEPDHGLTEEVLEDTDVLYWWGHIAHDEVDDQIAERVARHVREGMGLVVLHSGHHAKPFRKLLGMDADLTWRAIGERERLHVVDPGHPIASGLPESFVVPEAEMYGEPFTVPEPDRLVFVSWFEGGEVFRSGCCYRRGKGRVFYFRPGHETYPVYHQSEVQTVLRNAAEWAAPVEGSPYPTEPRNVPDPAEDIDGYEPR
- the malQ gene encoding 4-alpha-glucanotransferase, encoding MSFERQSGVFLHVSSLSGPDGIGTLGEPAHEFVEYLETAEQSLWQTCPIGPTDPRQGNSPYSSFSARAGNPLFIELDALAEEGWLDDPDRPDFDDREVEYERVMAFKREALRDAFEGFSDVADADDWAAFESFCEENAEWLDDYALFRALDDHFDADTWLDWPDGAKFRDPDALERYREQLARDVRFRQFLQWVFDRQWAELREHAHEHGVELVGDMAIYVGTNSADVWANPEIFKLDEEREPIYVSGVPPDDFSDTGQLWGTPVYDWETLADREYDWWIQRFAGLLDRFDVFRIDHFKGFESYYQVPAEEDTAMNGEWVSGPGRDFFEAVRERLGDLPIVVEDLGEVTDATRALRDAFGFPGMRVAGMADWCDDDHTHHPANYDDDSVAYASTHDTSTTPGWYEDLSETQKQCLHSVVDHEGGEVHWDIIEAVWASPAIITIAQFQDFLGLGDEHRFNLPGTATGNWKWRMRRSELDPAVAERLADVTRRTDRR